A region of the Chloroflexota bacterium genome:
GTCCAGGTTAGGTTGTGAGGAATTTTAGCACACAATTGTGGAGAAGTGATAAAGACGGGCAGAGGGGCCTGGATCAAGCCGGAACAGTCTCTTCCAAACGATCCATCCCTTGCCGAAGGCTCTGAAACAACTCACGGGCGATCGGCAGCAGGGAAAGCGCCCACAAGGCGTAGGCGGTTCCGAGTAACAAACCGTAGGCAGGTGTAATGAAAATGCTCAACCACAGGAAGAGGCCACCCAAATTCACCGTCACCAGGCTGAACCAGTTGCCACCCAAACGGGCAGGTTGGTCAGGTTGTAGTGTTCTGCGCACGAAGTAGGGAAGCAGAGCATAGCCGACTTGCAGTACCCAACCGTAGATCAAAGCCTGAGGTGCATTCGCCTCGACAGCATGGCCGGCAATTCCCGGTACGCCCAAAATCACAAAGGGAGCGGTGAGCACTGGGGCCAGAATCCAGAAGTAGGCAGAGACCAGGTGCCACATGCCCGGCGTCCAGGCTTTTCGGTCACCGAGCAGGGGCTTGACCACATTCAATACCAGCCAAATGGTTCCCGCCAGATGCAGAAGCAGGCCGGGGACGGTAAAATACAATGATTTGAACCACGGCCCCAGGGTCAATCCCAGCGCGCCAAACACCATCAGCCAAAAGATGGGCGTGATGGAGCGCGGCCAGGCCAGGGGGCGTCCCGCAAATCGGGGATAAGCATCGACGATCAGTCCCGCAAAGACCAATGACATGAATCCCCAGTTATTGGCGTGGATGTGCACTTCGACCGGCGTCGCCATGCGCAGAAGACCAGGCAATCCCATCCACAGACCTGTGCCGATGAAAATGCCAAATAGCAGGTAGCTCAGGCCGGCGATGTAGAATTTGCGGCCAGTGTGAGGATCGGCGAATGCTCCGCTCCCAGCAACCGGCGTCTTGCGCTGCCTGCGCATTTGATAGAGCTGCCACATCAGCAGTGTGGCGGCGATGAATATCAGTGTGCCTCCGACCAGAATCACGGGCAGGTTCACCAGGGGGATGCCGTACAGAAGCGCCATCATGCCCACATTGAGCGTGGCCCAGATATCCCAGCGGAATTTGGGGCGAGGAAGGTTACTGCGCAAAGCCACCAATGCCGGCGCAACCGCAAAGATGAACTGCGTCATGATGCCCAGCGTAACGAGATGGATCCGCATCCAACGCAAGCCATTGACCCACGGAATCACTTCATAGCCGACCAGGGACGCGTCCAACGCGCCTAAAACGGCCAGAAAAACGTAGAGTAGAATCGTGAAGAAGTATGGATTGAACATAGCGGTCTCCGTTTCAGATAGAATGACTGCTCAACACGGCCTACTTGGTCGCTGCCTGGGCTTTTTTGCGACGCTCGCGTTGCTGTTTGGCAATGTAAGGGACCAGGAAGAGATAAGCTCCACTGATAGCTAACAACAACATCAGGATGGATTGAAATTGCTCAAGTTGCGGCGGAAGGTGTTGGGTGGCGTCTCCGGTGAATTTCAAGATAACGGCAATAGGAATCAGGATCGCTGTTGGCACAGCGATCCAGCGGTGAATTATACGTGTCCATTTGTTCAAAAACTTCGTCATGTGTTTACTCCTGGGGAATGGTGATGATTAGAAAAAGACGACTGATAGCCTGAACCGGGCAGATCATTTCGCAATAACCATCGTACTGACACGCGTCGGGGCAAGCGACAATGGCCTTGCCATGTTCCAGCGCCAGGGCATCGGAGGGGCAGGCACGCACGCACAGTCCGCAGCCATCGCATAGGGCGCGATCGATGATCGGTACTGGTCTGTCTTCGGAAAAACTATCCATTGCCCCATCATACCCCCTTTGCAAAGCCATATCCACGACTTAGGTCGGATTTGCCTACTCCAGCATCGCCCTTTCTTCCAGCCCCTCGATGTCAAGGATCTCGATCTGATGTCGAGCCACCCGAATCAGCCCTTCGGCAGCCAGTTTACGCAAGGCCCGGCTCAAAACATCCGGCACCGTGCCCAAGCGGGCGGCAAGCTCGGTCTGGGTGGCCCAACGCCGCCGCTGCACCATCCCCCGCCCACCCTGCTCCAGCAACAAGCGCGCCAGCCGGGCCTCGACAGTGCGCAAGGAGAGGTCTTCCACCAGGGAGATCAGATGCTGCACGCGCGTCGCCAGTTTTTGGACCATGACCCGCGCCAGTTCAGGATGCGTATCCAGCAACCGCAGCATCGTTTCGCGATGAACCAGCCACACGACGGATGTTTCCAGGGCGACAACCGTGGCCGGGTTCGTCATCTCGGTGAAGACGCTCAAAGCGTTGAATGTTTCGCCTGGCCCCAAAAAATGAAGAACCTGTTCACGCCCATCCGTCGACATCTTGACGACTTTGAGCCACCCCGTTTCGACGATGTACAAACCTTTGCTGGGATCACCCTCCACGAAGACCACCTGGTTGCTGCCATAGTCCCGGCGAATCGCAGCTTCAGCCACAGCCCTGAGCGTGGCATCATCCAGCCCGGAAAAGTGCGGGACAGCGCCCAAAATTTCGATGGTGTGTTCGAGGGAGCGACTGGAAGGCATGGGTGATGGTGGTGTGAGGGGCATCTTCCTCGCCATTATACGTTGGATGGCCGAGGTGCGCAACTCAGACCAGAAGTAAAGATGAATGATCAAAGAAGCATTTCGTACGACAATCTTTGATCATTCATCTTCAATCTTTGATCGCTTCGTCACTGCGTCCACACCGGCATCCCATCGGGTGTGCGCAGGTCGAGGCGTTCGCCTGTCGTCAAGTTACTGATCCAGCTGAGCTCCATGTGGTCGGGTGAGTCAATACCTTCGAGTTCAACACGGTCGCCGGGGTTTAATTCGATGCCCTTTTCCGACCAGAACCAGGATGGCCCCCGCCTTGGGCATCGCCACGGCCGCCCCCTTTTCCGCGACCACCGCCGCTGTTACCATATCCCTGGCTTCCGCTCATAATCTCATCAAAACGCTCTTGGCTCAGGTATTCAGGTACATAGGTCTCACCTGTCTCTCGTTCCCAGGCCGGGACAAACGCCCGCAGGTGGTTTTCTGATCCCCACAGCAATCGTTCATAAACCTGGATTATGTCGGCCCTGTCGGTTGCTTCGATGTACTCTTCCAGGTCGAAGATGTCTATTTCTTCGATGTCGCCACCGACTGCCAGGGCATCGGCCAGTGATTCGCTGCCGAGGTCCACCAGGCTGTCGTAGAGCTCCTGCAGGTCGAGGTTGGTAAATTCGCCGATTTCACTACCGATGGTCGGGTCCTCGACGTTATAACGATCTAGGAGAGTGCGGATGGCATCCATGTGGGTTTGCTCGGCCCTGGCGATATTCTGGAAGATGCGGAAATTCCATTCCTCGTACAGGGTGAGGTAAACATCGCGGGCTAACTTCTCTTCCTCCACCATGAACTGAAGGCCATCGGCCTCGTCGCCGGTCAGATTGCTTGAAGTCGTGCTCCCGACAGCGGGAAGGTAGATGCTTGTGTCATCGGGACCAATGTTGGCGCTCGCCTCAGCAACGACGGGCGCACCGACGGTGACGATGGTCAGGGCTAGAAGCCCGGCGAAAAAACTGAATGCGAGTGTTTTTATGGTTTTCATGATTTTAGTCTCCTTGAGTTGAGTGATCGGCGATTTTCTCGCTGACAATTACAGAATAACAGGAGAATGTGGAGGAGTTGTGGAGACTTTTGATATTGACGAACGCCATACCCTTTTTAGTCGATTTGGGGTAAACTGGGGGTCGAGCTATGCACGCTGTCGGCATACGCTCAGTTCCTTTTCGAGAGGAGGATTTCCATGCCAACCGCCATTTCAAACGCAAACGGCGATTCGAGTAGTATGGGCCGTCTGCAAGCTCCCGTGCGACCCCGCAACCGCATCATCACCATCGATATCCTGCGCGGCTTCGCTATCTTCGGCATCCTGCTGGTGAACATGGAGTTCTTTAACCAGTCGGCCCTGAATTATGTGGCCGAGTTGTATGAGCCGTCCACCATGTTCGACCAATTGGCCCGTT
Encoded here:
- a CDS encoding 4Fe-4S binding protein, producing MDSFSEDRPVPIIDRALCDGCGLCVRACPSDALALEHGKAIVACPDACQYDGYCEMICPVQAISRLFLIITIPQE
- a CDS encoding Crp/Fnr family transcriptional regulator, with amino-acid sequence MPLTPPSPMPSSRSLEHTIEILGAVPHFSGLDDATLRAVAEAAIRRDYGSNQVVFVEGDPSKGLYIVETGWLKVVKMSTDGREQVLHFLGPGETFNALSVFTEMTNPATVVALETSVVWLVHRETMLRLLDTHPELARVMVQKLATRVQHLISLVEDLSLRTVEARLARLLLEQGGRGMVQRRRWATQTELAARLGTVPDVLSRALRKLAAEGLIRVARHQIEILDIEGLEERAMLE
- a CDS encoding DUF2202 domain-containing protein produces the protein MKTIKTLAFSFFAGLLALTIVTVGAPVVAEASANIGPDDTSIYLPAVGSTTSSNLTGDEADGLQFMVEEEKLARDVYLTLYEEWNFRIFQNIARAEQTHMDAIRTLLDRYNVEDPTIGSEIGEFTNLDLQELYDSLVDLGSESLADALAVGGDIEEIDIFDLEEYIEATDRADIIQVYERLLWGSENHLRAFVPAWERETGETYVPEYLSQERFDEIMSGSQGYGNSGGGRGKGGGRGDAQGGGHPGSGRKRASN